The following proteins come from a genomic window of Coffea arabica cultivar ET-39 chromosome 11c, Coffea Arabica ET-39 HiFi, whole genome shotgun sequence:
- the LOC113716374 gene encoding caffeoylshikimate esterase-like, with translation MVRHEKIPGISKELQKIVYANMRKVGARRRAREAFKDIQLSIDHILFKIPSDGLKMKESYEVNSRGLEYFSKSWVPQTSPKAVVCLLHGYGDTCTFFFEGIARKLASSGYAVFAMDYPGFGLSEGLHGYIRSFNRLVDDVIEHYSKVKENPDFRGLPSFLFGESMGGAVALKMHLKQPNSWNGAVLVAPMCKIADDMVPSCFLRQVLIGAAKLLPKRKLVPVKDLAKFAFRDVKKRNLAVYHVLAYKHKPRLRTALELLNTTQEIEQQMEKVSLPLLILHGKDDVITDPSVSKALYEEASSADKKLILYDDAYHSLLGGEPDEVILKVFGDIISWLDAHSS, from the exons ATGGTGAGGCATGAGAAGATCCCAGGGATCAGTAAAGAGTTGCAGAAGATTGTGTATGCAAATATGAGAAAGGTTGGGGCCCGAAGGCGTGCTCGTGAGGCCTTTAAGGATATTCAACTCTCAATTGATCACATTTTGTTCAAG ATCCCAAGTGACGGCTTGAAGATGAAGGAG TCATACGAGGTGAACTCTAGAGGATTGGAATACTTCTCAAAAAGTTGGGTGCCGCAGACCAGTCCTAAGGCAGTGGTTTGTTTATTGCATGGTTACGGAGACACTTGCACCTTTTTCTTTGAAG GAATTGCTAGAAAGTTAGCCTCATCTGGCTATGCAGTTTTTGCCATGGATTATCCTGGATTTGGACTTTCCGAGGGTCTTCACGGCTATATTCGAAGCTTCAACAGGCTAGTTGATGATGTGATTGAGCATTACTCAAAAGTTAAAG AAAATCCAGATTTCCGTGGTCTGCCAAGCTTCCTGTTTGGGGAATCTATGGGAGGAGCTGTAGCTCTGAAGATGCACCTTAAACAGCCTAATTCTTGGAATGGAGCTGTTCTTGTTGCACCAATGTGCAAA ATTGCAGATGATATGGTTCCATCATGTTTTCTTAGACAAGTTCTCATTGGAGCGGCTAAACTTCTTCCAAAAAGGAAGCTAGTTCCAGTAAAGGATTTAGCTAAGTTTGCATTCAGAGATGTAAAGAAAAGGAATTTG GCTGTGTACCACGTGCTTGCTTACAAGCATAAACCACGGCTACGAACTGCCCTAGAGTTACTGAACACCACCCAGGAAATAGAACAACAAATGGAGAAA GTTTCTCTGCCATTATTGATCCTCCATGGCAAGGATGATGTGATAACAGATCCATCTGTTAGCAAGGCATTATATGAGGAGGCAAGTAGTGCAGACAAGAAACTGATTCTCTATGATGACGCTTATCATTCCCTTCTTGGAGGTGAGCCAGATGAGGTGATCCTTAAAGTGTTTGGTGATATCATTTCTTGGCTTGATGCACATAGTTCTTGA